A single region of the Mercenaria mercenaria strain notata chromosome 6, MADL_Memer_1, whole genome shotgun sequence genome encodes:
- the LOC128557927 gene encoding uncharacterized protein C17orf113-like has translation MESAAKKKKHTRNFQEGWLKDPEFKDWLIKDKNDNNNDIMKCLICCEANVKNVFTTGCTDFQRSALVRHISSDAHRSALKTKSSRNSLKKSLKCAEEKASDSLTFQLKTVYFIVKNNIPLHTYTPLLELQKSNGCDGLKPGHYVSHDAVSEMVESLASSLTDDIKREIEASKFIGIMTDESCDIAIFKKLIIYVQTVVNGKINVSFAANLDVVDGKAETIYNAIKDWLVLWDIPVGKVMGLATDGAAVMTGVQSGVGVRILGDNFRLVHIHCVAHKLALAVSRLLPQSMP, from the coding sequence ATGGAGTCGGcagcaaaaaagaaaaagcatACCCGTAATTTCCAGGAGGGTTGGCTTAAAGACCCCGAGTTTAAGGATTGGttaataaaagacaaaaatgataacaacaatGACATCATGAAGTGCCTAATTTGTTGTGAAGCAAATGTTAAAAACGTTTTTACAACGGGTTGCACTGACTTCCAACGTAGTGCGCTTGTTCGGCATATTTCGAGCGATGCTCATAGAAGTGCATTAAAAACAAAATCGTCCCGCAATTCCCTTAAGAAATCATTAAAATGCGCTGAAGAAAAAGCATCAGATTCCCTGACTTTTCAGCTGAAAACTGTATATTTCATAGTTAAAAACAACATTCCGCTACATACTTACACTCCACTGCTTGAGCTTCAAAAAAGTAATGGCTGTGATGGACTGAAGCCAGGACACTATGTGTCACATGACGCTGTATCTGAAATGGTCGAGAGTCTTGCCAGCTCTTTAACTGATGACATAAAACGTGAGATTGAGGCTAGCAAATTTATTGGAATTATGACAGATGAAAGCTGTGACATTgctatcttcaagaaacttatTATCTATGTTCAAACAGTTGTCAATGGTAAAATTAACGTCAGTTTTGCGGCAAATCTAGATGTGGTCGATGGTAAGGCTGAAACCATTTACAACGCAATCAAAGATTGGCTGGTGTTATGGGACATTCCAGTTGGTAAAGTCATGGGACTAGCTACGGACGGGGCGGCAGTGATGACGGGTGTACAGTCTGGGGTTGGTGTTAGAATTCTAGGAGATAACTTTAGACTAGTCCATATACACTGTGTAGCTCATAAACTTGCCTTGGCTGTATCCAGGCTGCTGCCTCAGTCAATGCCGTGA